In a single window of the Dreissena polymorpha isolate Duluth1 chromosome 3, UMN_Dpol_1.0, whole genome shotgun sequence genome:
- the LOC127873709 gene encoding putative lipid scramblase CLPTM1 yields MADGSEVAVVNNTENSVEGTQNGNPAQQGQPAPQQQQGFFGIVKGLVIRMAIIYMISSFFRRGSTPSPPTDPSTGLAGSTNGGYTTNLFEKGTYMDLYVYISELERFTNFSEDSLFWAKKGLAYGDWEAGPNGDGTFEHFGTFPASASVQNNGSIYLHVYLVKEGYSPDPRSRGRYSKKDTVYKSFKLNKFKKRKFHETKNLLTGETEVHPDLIKKPNSSNFEILSHWHPNLTLNLLDDHTSWVRGHIPAPLDEYVDFVPGENKYYPVLYFNDYWNLNSDYMPINDTIKELNLTLTYSPISLFRWQMYAAQSMRNKWTSMLGSDVGDDDQDQDSLKTAFLETNPYLLALTIIVSIIHSVFEFLAFKNDIQFWRSRKSLEGLSVRSVFFNVFQSTIVLLYVLDNETNTVVKFSVGIGLLIEIWKIHKVINVRVDREDRLLGLIPKIKMEDKSTYAESHTKEYDAMAFKYLSWLLFPMLGCYAVYSLIYVEQRGWYSWVLSMMYGFLLTFGFIMMTPQLFINYKLKSVAHLPWRMLTYKALNTFIDDIFAFVIKMPTLYRIGCLRDDVIFFIFLYQKYIYRVDPSRVNEFGVSKEMLEENGTASAIEGKPEEKGDNSATDSGRGDNSASDSGKLPVDTEAGPAEPKSLQEKKND; encoded by the exons GGCCAGCCTGCTCCACAGCAGCAGCAAGGCTTCTTTGGGATTGTGAAAGGCCTGGTGATACGCATGGCTATCATATACATGATCAGCAGCTTCTTCCGGCGTGGCTCTACACCTTCCCCGCCTACTGACCCCTCTACTGGCCTGGCTGGGTCAACTAATGGTGGCTATACCACAAACCTGTTTGAGAAAGGAACATACATG GACCTGTATGTGTACATATCAGAATTAGAGAGGTTCACCAATTTCTCTGAGGACTCACTGTTCTGGGCCAAGAAGGGGCTGGCATATGGCGACTGGGAAGCAGGGCCAAATGGGGACGGAACGTTTGAACACTTCGGGACATTCCCTGCTTCAGCA AGTGTACAGAATAATGGCTCTATATACCTTCACGTATATCTGGTGAAAGAGGGATACTCTCCTGATCCAAGAAGTCGCGGCCGCTACAGCAAGAAAGACACAGTTTATAAGTCATTCA AGCTTAACAAGTTCAAGAAACGCAAGTTCCACGAGACCAAGAATCTGCTGACAGGGGAGACAGAGGTGCATCCAGACCTGATCAAA AAGCCCAACTCGTCGAATTTTGAGATCCTGTCCCACTGGCATCCCAACCTGACCTTGAACCTTCTAGACGACCATACATCCTGGGTTAGAGGTCACATCCCCGCCCCACTGGACGAGT ATGTAGATTTTGTGCCAGGAGAGAACAAGTACTACCCAGTGCTGTACTTTAACGATTACTGGAACCTGAACAGTGACTATATGCCTATTAACGACACCATCAA AGAGTTGAACCTGACTCTGACGTACAGCCCCATCTCACTGTTCCGCTGGCAGATGTACGCGGCCCAGTCAATGAGAAACAAATGGACCAGCATGCTTGGCTCTGATGTAGGGGATGACGACCAGGACCAGGATTCTCTCAAG ACTGCGTTCCTGGAGACCAACCCCTACCTGCTGGCTCTCACCATCATTGTGTCCATAATACACAGCGTCTTTGAGTTTCTGGCCTTTAAAAATG ATATCCAGTTCTGGCGCAGTCGCAAGTCCCTGGAGGGCTTGTCGGTGAGGTCAGTGTTCTTCAACGTGTTCCAGTCCACCATAGTGTTGTTGTACGTGCTGGACAATGAGACCAACACCGTCGTCAAGTTCAGTGTGGGCATAGGACTGCTCATTGAGATCTGGAAAATACACAAAGTCATCAATGTCCGG GTAGACAGAGAAGACAGACTGCTAGGGTTAATACCCAAGATTAAGATGGAGGATAAATCCACCTATGCTGAGTCTCATACCAAAGAATATGATGCT ATGGCATTCAAATACCTGTCATGGCTGCTGTTCCCCATGCTGGGCTGCTATGCTGTGTACTCCCTAATCTACGTAGAGCAGAGGGGCTGGTACTCATGGGTCCTCTCCATGATGTATGGATTCCTACTCACATTTG GGTTCATCATGATGACCCCCCAGCTGTTCATTAACTACAAGTTGAAGTCTGTCGCTCACCTGCCCTGGAGAATGTTGACCTACAAAGCCCTCAACACATTCATAGACGATATATTTGCATTTGTTATTAAGATGCCTACATTGTACCGGATAGGATGCCTGAGAGACG ATGTGATATTTTTCATCTTCCTCTACCAAAAGTACATCTACCGAGTGGACCCATCACGTGTCAACGAGTTCGGGGTCAGTAAAGAAATGTTGGAGGAAAACGGGACAGCTAGTGCAATAGAAGGCAAGCCTGAAGAAAAAGGTGACAACTCTGCTACTGACTCTGGCAGGGGTGACAACTCTGCTAGTGACTCTGGCAAGCTTCCAGTTGATACTGAAGCTGGTCCCGCAGAACCAAAGTCTCTACAAGAGAAGAAAAACGACTAA